In Strix uralensis isolate ZFMK-TIS-50842 chromosome 37, bStrUra1, whole genome shotgun sequence, one DNA window encodes the following:
- the LOC141937096 gene encoding solute carrier family 2, facilitated glucose transporter member 5-like translates to MKLKGNKPKNSDNSGGSKRKMTLTLVLVSLISGFGSSFQYGYNVSVINPPAPYMQDFYSKTYFNRHGVPMDSSFQTLLWSLTVSMFPLGGFFGSLMVWPLVNNCGRKGTLVINNLFSIVAALLMGTSELAKTFEVIIFSCFLMGIYAGLASSVVPMFLGEVSPKNLRGAIGIVPQLFIAVGILVAQILGLDVILGNAKGWPVLLGLTGIPSLIQLLTLPFFPESPRYLLIQKGNEEQARQALQKLRGCDDVDDELDEISLEDWSEKEEGHLAAVTLCTFRGLRWQLASIVVMMMGQQLSGVNAVFCYADRIFQSAGVESKNVQYVTVLIGAGSVAMTSLAVLFMESLGRRILLFAGFGLCSVSCAVLTLALSLQTTVSWMSHLSIVCVVVYIIGHAIGAKSG, encoded by the exons ATGAAGTTGAAAGGAAATAAGCCCAAGAACTCTGACAACAGTGGAGGTTCAAAGAGG aAGATGACACTGACGCTTGTGCTGGTATCGCTGATATCTGGGTTTGGATCTTCTTTCCAGTATGGCTATAATGTGTCCGTGATCAATCCTCCAGCCCCG TACATGCAGGACTTCTACAGCAAAACCTACTTCAACAGGCACGGAGTGCCGATGGACAGTAGCTTCCAGACGCTGCTCTGGTCTCTTACTGTGTCCATGTTCCCTCTGGGTGGCTTCTTTGGATCGCTCATGGTGTGGCCTCTGGTCAACAACTGTGGCCG AAAGGGTACTTTGGTGATAAATAACCTCTTCTCCATTGTTGCTGCACTCCTTATGGGAACCTCAGAACTAGCAAAAACCTTTGAAGTAATcatcttttcatgttttcttatgGGAATATATGCTG GTCTGGCTTCCAGTGTGGTTCCCATGTTCCTTGGAGAAGTGTCCCCGAAAAATCTGAGAGGTGCTATTGGGATAGTACCCCAGCTCTTCATCGCTGTTGGGATCCTCGTAGCTCAGATCCTTGGTCTCGACGTGATCCTTGGGAATGCCAAAG GctggcctgtgctgctggggctcaCTGGCATCCCATCACTAATTCAGCTCCTTACATTGCCCTTTTTCCCTGAGAGTCCCAGATATCTGCTGATACAAAAGGGCAATGAAGAGCAAGCACGACAAG CTCTGCAGAAGCTGAGAGGCTGCGATGATGTGGATGATGAGCTAGATGAAATAAGCCTAGAAGACTggtcagaaaaggaagaagggcATTTGGCTGCAGTCACCCTGTGCACCTTCAGAGGCTTGCGATGGCAGCTCGCCTCTATCGTTGTCATGATGATGGGCCAGCAGCTCTCTGGGGTTAATGCG GTCTTCTGCTACGCAGACAGAATCTTCCAGTCGGCAGGTGTGGAAAGCAAAAATGTTCAATATGTCACTGTGTTGATAGGTGCCGGCAGTGTCGCCATGACTTCGCTCGCT GTTCTTTTTATGGAATCCCTGGGGAGGAGAATCCTTCTCTTTGCTGGCTTTGGATTGTGCTCTGTCTCCTGTGCAGTGTTAACCTTGGCCCTCAGTCTCCAG ACCACTGTCTCCTGGATGTCTCACCTCAGCATAGTGTGTGTTGTCGTTTACATCATTGGACATGCCATCGGAGCCA aatctggctag